The following is a genomic window from Heliangelus exortis chromosome 26, bHelExo1.hap1, whole genome shotgun sequence.
TGGTACGGCCCTCTGTGAGTCATCCTGGCATGCTTtgctctctgcttcttttctttcctagcCGACCTgagctttgagcagcctggggaggggggaggagggtggtGAGGGCAGTGTGCCTGCCTCGTTGCCCGTGGGCACTGCGGGGCTGAGCTCCGTTTGGTATCTCGGAGAggtgggtggtggtgggatCATGTAGGTTCTGtgtttcctctccctcctttgcTAACCAGTACTTCCTGTCTGTCCTGCCAGTTTTATTCTGCTTATGGTGCAAGGGAGGAGAGGCTTTGCGTTCACGAAATTTTGCCTCTGGCATCTAATTTCAAGATAAACTGTTTATGGAGCCAGGGAGAGGATGGGAAATGCAACCTTTAGAGAGCATGTCCTCCAAGAGCTGTGACTAAGCAGAAATGAgctctccttgctctgcagctctctAGAGGTGGTTAAATCCTGGCTGAGTTCACAACCAGATGCCAGCCAGGTCTGAGCCTCCTAGGGTTTtgctcccatccctcctctcccagcctgtgATACCAGTACCCAAAGCCAGGTACACTTCCCCGCAGTGGGGTCAGGCTCAGTCCTGTTCAGCTTCCCCCCAGGTCAGGGGGAGGATGAAATGTGGCTGCAGCAAGGTCGGGGTTTTCTTTGAGCTCTGCACTTGCTTGTGTCTTCCTCTTCTGAAGAACTGTCCTTGGAAACATGAAGGAGCTGGCACCTTCCCTTCCCAATTCTGAGGCTGGCATTCTTCAGCCTTTCTGcaccctctttccttccttgcctTAAATTGCCCTGATGGAGACTGCTGATAGAGTGGAGATAAGGTAGATGCTGCTTGTAAtgatttctgctctgctccagcctgagGCTCATGGGGTGGGGCTGGGCACAGTCTGtcaggagatggaaaaaagaaggaatggaATGAGAAATAAGAGGGAGcaagcagagcagtgcagacCTTGCTCTGATGATGAAAACGTCCTTGGGAAGGAGTGGTTAAACCTCTCAGCTCTGGAGACAGTGTCTCACCTTgaagggaggaggcagctgctgctgggttcctgcctctcccagagcagccagcagcaggatgagTTCTTGCACCAAGCTTCCCCCAGGGAATGTTCAGTATACCGTGGGGATCTGGGAGAGGGCAGCAGAGAACCCTCTTTCCCGACTGTAAGGTGTGAGCCCTGGGggctgtcctgcagccccctgagAGTGAGGTGTCCAGGAGATGGTGCTGGGTCATCTTGTGCCATCCagagctggttttttttttcctctgctgtgtttgCTTGAGCAAAACCCAGCTTCACCTGCTGTGGAGTTCGtgctttcttcctgcttctgtgGTTGCTGATGGAAATGGAATCCCTGATCCCTGGGGATGCCCAGGGCCACTGCAGCATCCCACCTGCCTCTGTGCTCTGCCTCAGCAAGGATGAtctcccatccctgggggtgaTCAGCCTGATGGTGGGGTTAAATGCTGCAGGGAAACCagcaggctgctctgctgccttccatgCTACTGTCTGCTTGGCAAAGGATCCTGGGAGCTGTGGTCccagatggagctgctgtgatTCCAGAGGTTTTCCTGCCCGTGGTTTAATGCATGGCTCTGTGCCCACGTGTTTGTTTCCATagcttgctgctgcttctcctgcctcaCCTTTTGCTCCCTTCACAGTGGCATTATTTATCTTTGCTCCATCTTTTACCTTCCTACTTGGTTGATTTAcctggctgtggctgcagaTGTGCCCCCTTATCAATGCAGAATAGACTCTCTGCAGTAATCCATCCCAAAATCCTCTGCAGGCACCACCAAAACCTGCAGCTGAGGGCAGGATAGTTGCATGGATACTTGCAATATCCATGTGGCACACAATGATGCTGTTTTAATCTTCCAGCATGATGCTTCCCAGTGGGGTTATGGCTTGTGGAGGTGGCTGCACCCCTGTGTGTGCTGGAATGGCTCTGggagttgttggtttttttaccttgtttttGTGGGTTATAGACCCCTGTGGAAAGGTCCTCCTGTGCTCGCTGCAAGTGCCTCTTCTGCACTGCCAAACCCTGAGTTAtgccctgggcagtgctggcagccccTGAGTTGTGCAAATGCATCAAAACCAGCAATttagttaaatatttattgtgGGATCGtatgcaggaggagggaaaactTGGCTCTGGCTTGGGAGCTGTCAAAATGAAAATGGGAACAGGgcccatctcctgctccagtCATCCCCTCTGGATGTGAAAAGGCACCAAGTTCCACTTTAGCTGTTGGGATCTGGTGGAGATTAACCTCAGGGCAGGGCTGTGAGCACAGCTTTTGTCCCCGAGCCTGCTCAGAGGGTGCAGGTGGTGCAGGGCAGCGGGGAGGGCTGGTAGCTGTGTCCCTGTGAACTGGGGGGATACCGGTGGGGTGGGATAGTGCCCTGTGCTGGTCCTCGTGTGCACTGTCCCCGAGCCAGCTCTTGGGTGGGGAGTGGCTGCCCCACGTCCATCCACATCACTGCTGTCAAACCAACCCATCGCTCGAGAAAGCTCCATCCTTGCTCAGGAAGTTGGTGCTGGCTCTTTGTCCTCCCTGTCAGATGCCCTGTCCCTGAGGAtgctctcttttctctctgcaggaTGAAGAGAGCCCAGTTTGGCCCCCACGACTGGTTGTCTCTACCTGTGCCAGCTGGTTCCAATTGGCTACTGGTGGATACCTTGGAACCAGAGACTGCATACCAGTTCAGTGTCTTGGCTCAAAACAAGCTAGGCACCAGCTCCTTCAGTGAGGTGGTCACTGTGAACACTCTAGGTAGGTCTTCCAAGGGCACAAGGGGAGGAAGGGGTTCCAGAGGGCTCTGGGGAGGAGGAGTGGTCCCTTTGCCATGGTCTGTGTGTCCTGTTTGCTGGTAATGGAGGTGGTGATCAGCAGCAGCGGTTTGCAGCTGCCTAGAAGGATGAAGCTTGTACACTCTTACCGGATGCAGGAGGATCCTAAAAGCTTGCCTGAAGAGACAGCGTGGGAGAGCTGAACTGTACCAATCACCTTTCAAATCTTCCTTAAGTTCAGACAGGGTCAGGAGCTATTATTAGAGCACAAAATCACTTGCgtgcagctcagagcaggagcGTACACAAAGGGCCTTGTGCTGGTACCTGCCTTGGGCTGTCTCAGGCAGAGGTGGGATGAAGCAGAAGGATTTTTAAGGCTGTGACCCTTTTCCTGGAGTCTGTGTAGGTTTGGAAAACCGCTTTGGTATCTCTTAGATAAGAAAGCACATGCCCAAGATGTGTCCTAAGTACCTGGAAGGTGGAACTTGGGAGGGTGGTCCATCAGCCACCCATGTGTCACACCTTGAGAGAGCTCCATCCTCTGTGGCTTCCCTTCTcaaaggtgtccctgtcccatcTGCTCTGTCTCCAGCATTCCCTGTAACAACTCCAGAGCCTCTGGTGTTGGTTACCCCACCGAGGTGCCTAACAGCCAACCGGACACAGCAAGGCGTCCTCTTGTCATGGCTTCCTCCTGCTAACCACAGCTTCCCCATCGACCGCTACATCATGGAATTCCGTGttgcagagaggtgggagatcTTGGATGATGGCATCCCAGGGACTGAAGGCGAGTTTTTTGCCAAGGACCTGTCCCAggtgagcaggagctgctgaggggaaggagaaggagaaggagaaggggaaggggaaggggaaggggaaggggaaggagaaggagaaggaggagaaggagaaggagaaggggacggggaaggagaaggagaacgagaaggagaagaaggagaaggagaaggagaaaggggaaggagaaggagaaaggggaaggagaaggagaaagggaaagcggaaggagaaggagaaggagaaagggaaaggggaaggagaaggagaaggagaaaggagaaggagaaaggggaaggagaaggagaaggagaaaggggaaggagaaggagaaggagaaaggagaaggagaaaggggaaggagaaggagaagaagaaggagaaggagaaaggggaaggagaaggagaagaagaaggagaaggagaaaggggaaggagaaggagaagggtagggggaatgggaaggggaagaggaagggaaaggaaaagggaaaggggaggggacGAAGAGGACTACACATCAAAAAACAACCAGGGAAGGGCAACGCTGTCTGCTGCAGCTTTAGGGAAGCTTTTGGGGTGGCTCTCTCCCCGTGCTGGGGTCACCAAGGTGCTGGGCAAGGTTGGAGGCTGTGGGAGGAAACCTGAGAGATGTGCTTGGTTTTGCAGGACACCTGGTATGAGTTCCGGGTCCTGGCAGTCATGCAGGATCTCATCAGTGAGCCCAGCAATGTTGCTGGTGTGTCCAGTACAGGTAAGGGATTATTTGATCTTCTATCTTCATCTGTGGGAGCATCTCAGGTTGTTCATCATTACTTGCTTACAAGAGCAATGGCTGGTTTGGGGCTTTTGCCTGAGATGTTTGGGCTGTGAGTTGGGCTGGTGAGGCATGTGCTTAGGATCAGGGTCCTGACTTTCTGCCACCTCCTaatgcagcagggctgaggacaAACCTTCCCATCAGGTACAGCCTTGTCCAGTATCTGTTGGTGTAGAGTGACAGCCACACCTCAAGGTGTGCAAAGCTGCATCCAGGCACTGTGCAGCCTGGAAGTGGGAATGAAAGGTGCAGAGAGGGGGAAAATGTAGCACTGCAATGCAGAGTCTAAGGGGAAATAAACCCAAACCTTTGCAACTGGAGACTGCAACGTGCTGCAGCATGCACCCTGTGCCTCAGCTCAGCTGGGAAGATGCTCCCTGGGCAAGGGACAGCTGAGGACACGCGTGATGAGGAAGGcaagggcagcaggagggggtgGGCATGCAGAGAACTCTGCTTCTATGGAaaagctgagcagctctgctgcatgcagggatgcagcagtCTCTCTCTGCCCCCAAGTGGTGCCAGCACAGTGAGGCTGCCTGCTGCAAGCTGCCTGTgagtgtgtttttttctggtgggtGGGATTTGGCAGGgcgtgtgtgcatgtgtgtaccccagctccagggctgccctCTCAGGTCTGCATGTCCTTAGGGGTCCATCCTCTGTCAGGTTGCTCGGTCCTCAGCAGtgtaatagaatcatagaatcctagaattggctgggttggaagggacctcagagctcatcaagtccaacccttgatccactccccccgtggttcccagcccatggcactgagtgccacatccaggctcttttgaaatatctccagggatggagaatccaccccttccctgggcagcccattccaatgcctgatcaccctctcccgaaagaaattctttctaatgtccaacctaaacctcccctggcataacttgagacctcttgtgccctcttgtcttgctgagagttgcctgggagcagagcccaaccacccctggctccaacctcctttcagggagttgtagagagtgatgaggtctcccctgagcctcctcttctccaggctgaacactcccagctccctcagcctctcctcacaggatctgtgctgtCCTGACTGCTCTCCCTAGGTGGGAAGACACCCAGCAAGGGTGTGTGCATAACACCtaattttcttggtttgtttttttttccccccccagaCGTATTCCCTTCTCCTGACCTGACGGACGAGGGCCTAGCCCGCCCAGTGCTGGCTGGCATTGTTGCCACCATCTGCTTCCTGGCTGCTGCCATCCTCTTCAGCACCCTCGCCGCCTGCTTTGTCAACAAGCAACGCAAACGCAAGCTCAAGCGCAAGAAAGGtgagccccatccatccccggcgtgcttccctcctgcctctcctcctcctcatttcTCCCTCGCTGTGTTGTGGTGGTAACCTTCTTCCCTGTCTGTCTCTTCTTCCGTCCGTGCGCATCCTCAGGTGAAGCCCTGACTTCATCCCTCGGCTGTGCCTGAAAGTGCCCGTGGTCGGGAGCGGGAGAGGCAGGGTGGGTGAAGAGGCGACAGAGAAACTAGCCTGGGATTTCCGAGGGAGCCCTCTCATGTGGTGATCACTCCTAGAGCTGGGGGTTTAGGGCTGGGGTGTCCCTCTGGGGCCAGAGATGAAGGGGGAACCTCCTCAGTTGgcttctccagctgcctcctgcccagctctggagcGGGTAGCGCCCAACCCTAGGCTTAGAGAAGATCCCCACAGAGGAGACCCTGCCGCTCTGCTTCCCAAAAGATGGGATTGTAACCACCGTGCAGGAGTGGCTGGTAGGGAAAAGGGTGGCTGGGGAGCCAGAGAGGGCAGGGATCGGCTCCTTCTCCTCTAGCCCGCGAGGCTGCGGCCGCAGGATGGGCAGGACCCGGTGTCAGAAGCTGTTTGTTGTTAGCAACCATTAAAGCTCTGGAGCAATGAAACCTTGGCCTCTTGTTGAGTGTCTTTTGTTGTCTTGATGTTTAGTTTGTCTGTGTCTCAGAAGTGTGGCGCCTCCTTAGCgttctctcttctttccccttttttttttttaattctcttccaGACCCTCCTCTCTCGATAACCCACTGCAGGAAGAGTTTGGAGTCCCCGTAAGTATCTGTCTTACATGAGACACCCAGGCTGTGGGTCTTCAAGGTCCCTACAGTTGTTGGAAGGCTCAAATGGAAATGTCAGACCTTGTTTGGTTGCTTCTGATGAGTTGGTTTTGGGTGTTCCCTGAATTTGTGAGAGAACGCAGCGGTTCACAAGAGACaaacagagagcagcagggataAATGCTGCAGATTTTAAGCTAAGAGATGACCCCTCTTGTATCTGTGGACATTCTCCAAAGCTGGAGTTGAGTGGTGGAACTCAATTACATGCCCAGCTTGAAGGGACTCCTTAGGAGAAGGGCTAACCTGCTGTGTATGGAGTCCTTTGTTCAAGCTCAGTGAAGTTTTTGAGTCTTCCTCTGTtggctctgctttttctgtagaGCTGCTAATCATCCAGGAGCATCTTCCTGCTGTGGGCACAAGAGTGTGTGTGGGATGCCTCTTGCTTTGGCTCCTGGATTGTTGCAGAATGTCCTAGAGTTGGTGGATcttaatgttgcttttttttttttttttttttggtttgtccACTGTGTTGAAATAATCATGCCTGCACTGTCTCTGTTGGATCTGCTACCTTTTGCCTTTCAGTCCTGTTTGCCCACGGCTTTCTGGATAGGGATGAGTGAACTGTTCTGATACTCTCTGCCTTTTGAGCCTCTCAGCCTCATGCATGAGCACTGAGAACGGGGAAAATGCAGTCTGACATTGTTCATCAACATCTCCAATTGACATGCTGAGTTCTGCATGTTTGCCCAACATCCCTCTTCTCAGGGGCTTTTCCAGGTGTTGAATAGCTCAGGTGAACCTAGGAAGCCTTTCACACAGTTGAAAGTGAGCTCTGGGTGTCTTGTGCTGGGACTGCAGACCTTATTGTAAGGTTTTGGTGGACATTATTGCAAGGTGTTGGCATGAGCTGCCTGTCCTGGGGAGGATGCCAAGTGTGTCCCCAGCTTTGCTCTCAAAGATGATGTGCCCTGCTGCTGGTCCTCTGGCCTGTGCCACAGCCAGGTGACACTTTGCTGTTCTGGCTGTCCCCTGCAAATTTCTTTCTGTCAGTGGTTCCTCTGTTGAGAGCTGCTAGCACTTTATTTTCTGAATCTGGCTGGTGGTTGTTCTGGGCGAGCAGCCCTCTTTTACCCTCTGGGTGACCATTcccctttcttgttttttctcccctgtgGTCCAGGTTGTCTTCCGGCAAGGTGAGTCCCGAGAGCATCCGCACGCTCCGTCCCCCCTCAGAGTCCTCTGACGACCAGGGCCCTCAGGCCAAGCGGATGCTGAGCCCCACCAAGGAGAAGGAGCTCTCCCTCTACAAGAAGACCAAGCGAGCCATCAGCAGCAAGAAGTACAGCGTCTCCAAGGCAGAGGCCGAAGCCGAGGCCACCACCCCCATCGAGCTCATCAGCCGCGGGCCAGATGGCCGCTTCGTCATGGACCCGGCAGAGATGGAGCCCTCCCTGAAGACACGGCGAATCGAGGGCTTCCCCTTTGTGGAGGAGACGGACATGTACCCTGAGTTCAGGCAGTCGGACGAGGAGAACGATGACCCCGTCGTCCCTGCCTCTGTCACTGCCCTGAAAGCCCAGCTCAcccccctctcctccagccAGGAGTCCTACCTTCAGCCACCAGCATACAGCCCCCGGTTCCACCGGGCGCTGGAGGgccctggcactctgcagccCACCGGCCAGGCCCGCCCGCCGGCCCCCCGGCCTTTCCACCACCAGTTTTATGGTTACCTCAGCagtggcagccctggggaggtggACCCGCCACCCTTCTACATGCCAGAAGTCAGCCCACTGAGCTCGGTCATGTCTTCTCCACCGCTGCCCCCCGAGGGGCCTTTCGGACACCCCACCATCCCCGAGGAGAACGGGGAGAACGCCTCCAACAGCACGCTGCCCTTAGCCCAAACCCCCACGGGGGGCCGGTCCCCCGAGCCCTGGGGCAGGCCCGAGTTCCCCTTCGGCGGCCTGGAGCCGGCCCCCGCGCCGTTCCcccaccagctccagccctgcgAGGCAGCTGAGGGCTCCCAGCCCACCGGCTGCCTTCCTCGGGGACCACCACCCTCCTCGCTCCAGGTGGTCCCCTCATCCTACCCGGGCATCCTGCCCCTGGAGGCACCAAAGAGCTGGACTGGCAAGTCACCAGCCAGGGGCCAGCCCCCCGTGCCCACCACGACCACCAAGTGGCAGGACAAACCTATGCAACCCATGGGATGTCAAGGGCAGCTAAGACATACCAGCCAAGGTATGGGCATACCCGTGTTGCCTTACCACGAACCGTCCGAGCCCGTCGGCCCCAGCGGCACAAGCACATTCAGCCTGGACACCAGGTGGTACGAGCCCCAACCCAGACCTCGGCCCAGCCCTCGGCAGGTCAGGAGGGCCGAGCCCAGTTTACATCAGGTGGTGCTACAACCTTCAAGGCTTTCTCCTCTCACCCAAAGTCCCCTCAGCTCCCGCAACAGCTCCCCGGAGCTGACGGCCCGTGCCCGGCCCCGGCCGGGGCTCATCCAGCAGGCAGAGGTGTCGGAGatcaccctgcagccccctgctGCCGTCAGCTTCTCCAGAAAGTCCACGCCGTCCTCAACGGGATCCCCCGCGCCCAGCAGCCGGGGGGACAGCCCCAGTTACCGACCCACCGCCTTCACCTCCCTGGCCACCAGCTACTCCGGCTCCCAGGGCTCCTCCCTGCCCGTCGACACCATGGATGTTTTTGGAGACATCCCCTCTCCCAGGAGGGCCGGCGAGGAGATTCTCCAACCGGAGCTGACATCCACCACGGTAGCCACCACGGGGTAAGTGTGTGAGGCCCGTGGTGccaccccccctccaccccccccgaccccagccccat
Proteins encoded in this region:
- the IGSF9B gene encoding protein turtle homolog B isoform X1, translated to MIWYVAAVVASVLGARGLPVQGALGSREEPEFVTARAGESVILGCDVIHPLTGQPPPYVVEWFKFGVPIPIFIKFGFYPPHVDPEYAGRASLHDKASLRIEQVRSEDQGWYECKVLMLDQQYDTFHNGSWVHLTVNAPPTFTETPPQYVEAKEGSSVTLTCMAFGNPKPIVTWLKEGDLLGDNSKYQVSDGSLTVLSVRREDRGAYTCRAYSIQGEAVHTTRLLVQGPPFIVSPPENITVNISQDALFTCQAEAYPGNLTYLWYWEEENVYFKNDLKLRVRILIDGTLIIFRVKPEDAGKYTCIPSNSLGRSPSASAYLTVQYPARVVNMPPIIYIPIGIHGYIRCPVEAEPPVTLVKWNKDGRPLRIEKYSGWNLLEDGSIRIEEATEDALGTYTCVPYNALGTMGQSPPARLVLKDPPYFTVLPGWEYRQEAGRELLIPCAAAGDPFPIIAWRKVLSKMGEPAAFPRPERPDPLLVAGGVPWATQVGKPSRSKHNTLPGGTLQIRSLGKDDHGEWECVATNVVASITASTHLTVVGTSPHAPTSVHVVVAMTSANVSWEPGYDGGYEQTFSVWYGPLMKRAQFGPHDWLSLPVPAGSNWLLVDTLEPETAYQFSVLAQNKLGTSSFSEVVTVNTLAFPVTTPEPLVLVTPPRCLTANRTQQGVLLSWLPPANHSFPIDRYIMEFRVAERWEILDDGIPGTEGEFFAKDLSQDTWYEFRVLAVMQDLISEPSNVAGVSSTDVFPSPDLTDEGLARPVLAGIVATICFLAAAILFSTLAACFVNKQRKRKLKRKKDPPLSITHCRKSLESPLSSGKVSPESIRTLRPPSESSDDQGPQAKRMLSPTKEKELSLYKKTKRAISSKKYSVSKAEAEAEATTPIELISRGPDGRFVMDPAEMEPSLKTRRIEGFPFVEETDMYPEFRQSDEENDDPVVPASVTALKAQLTPLSSSQESYLQPPAYSPRFHRALEGPGTLQPTGQARPPAPRPFHHQFYGYLSSGSPGEVDPPPFYMPEVSPLSSVMSSPPLPPEGPFGHPTIPEENGENASNSTLPLAQTPTGGRSPEPWGRPEFPFGGLEPAPAPFPHQLQPCEAAEGSQPTGCLPRGPPPSSLQVVPSSYPGILPLEAPKSWTGKSPARGQPPVPTTTTKWQDKPMQPMGCQGQLRHTSQGMGIPVLPYHEPSEPVGPSGTSTFSLDTRWYEPQPRPRPSPRQVRRAEPSLHQVVLQPSRLSPLTQSPLSSRNSSPELTARARPRPGLIQQAEVSEITLQPPAAVSFSRKSTPSSTGSPAPSSRGDSPSYRPTAFTSLATSYSGSQGSSLPVDTMDVFGDIPSPRRAGEEILQPELTSTTVATTGKRPSPPGDAAAPERLEALKYQRIKKPKKSSKGSSKSRKQSNGSASQVQHPPNSQVLWPDEAVCLRKKKRHPRQDPFARLSALKDDICHRHLPEDQTAILNSVDHDDTGGHATLL
- the IGSF9B gene encoding protein turtle homolog B isoform X3 — its product is MIWYVAAVVASVLGARGLPVQGALGSREEPEFVTARAGESVILGCDVIHPLTGQPPPYVVEWFKFGVPIPIFIKFGFYPPHVDPEYAGRASLHDKASLRIEQVRSEDQGWYECKVLMLDQQYDTFHNGSWVHLTVNAPPTFTETPPQYVEAKEGSSVTLTCMAFGNPKPIVTWLKEGDLLGDNSKYQVSDGSLTVLSVRREDRGAYTCRAYSIQGEAVHTTRLLVQGPPFIVSPPENITVNISQDALFTCQAEAYPGNLTYLWYWEEENVYFKNDLKLRVRILIDGTLIIFRVKPEDAGKYTCIPSNSLGRSPSASAYLTVQYPARVVNMPPIIYIPIGIHGYIRCPVEAEPPVTLVKWNKDGRPLRIEKYSGWNLLEDGSIRIEEATEDALGTYTCVPYNALGTMGQSPPARLVLKDPPYFTVLPGWEYRQEAGRELLIPCAAAGDPFPIIAWRKVLSKMGEPAAFPRPERPDPLLVAGGVPWATQVGKPSRSKHNTLPGGTLQIRSLGKDDHGEWECVATNVVASITASTHLTVVGTSPHAPTSVHVVVAMTSANVSWEPGYDGGYEQTFSVWYGPLMKRAQFGPHDWLSLPVPAGSNWLLVDTLEPETAYQFSVLAQNKLGTSSFSEVVTVNTLAFPVTTPEPLVLVTPPRCLTANRTQQGVLLSWLPPANHSFPIDRYIMEFRVAERWEILDDGIPGTEGEFFAKDLSQDTWYEFRVLAVMQDLISEPSNVAGVSSTDVFPSPDLTDEGLARPVLAGIVATICFLAAAILFSTLAACFVNKQRKRKLKRKKDPPLSITHCRKSLESPLSSGKVSPESIRTLRPPSESSDDQGPQAKRMLSPTKEKELSLYKKTKRAISSKKYSVSKAEAEAEATTPIELISRGPDGRFVMDPAEMEPSLKTRRIEGFPFVEETDMYPEFRQSDEENDDPVVPASVTALKAQLTPLSSSQESYLQPPAYSPRFHRALEGPGTLQPTGQARPPAPRPFHHQFYGYLSSGSPGEVDPPPFYMPEVSPLSSVMSSPPLPPEGPFGHPTIPEENGENASNSTLPLAQTPTGGRSPEPWGRPEFPFGGLEPAPAPFPHQLQPCEAAEGSQPTGCLPRGPPPSSLQVVPSSYPGILPLEAPKSWTGKSPARGQPPVPTTTTKWQDKPMQPMGCQGQLRHTSQGMGIPVLPYHEPSEPVGPSGTSTFSLDTRWYEPQPRPRPSPRQVRRAEPSLHQVVLQPSRLSPLTQSPLSSRNSSPELTARARPRPGLIQQAEVSEITLQPPAAVSFSRKSTPSSTGSPAPSSRGDSPSYRPTAFTSLATSYSGSQGSSLPVDTMDVFGDIPSPRRAGEEILQPELTSTTVATTGYLGSVVETSFSSAQ
- the IGSF9B gene encoding protein turtle homolog B isoform X2 — encoded protein: MIWYVAAVVASVLGARGLPVQGALGSREEPEFVTARAGESVILGCDVIHPLTGQPPPYVVEWFKFGVPIPIFIKFGFYPPHVDPEYAGRASLHDKASLRIEQVRSEDQGWYECKVLMLDQQYDTFHNGSWVHLTVNAPPTFTETPPQYVEAKEGSSVTLTCMAFGNPKPIVTWLKEGDLLGDNSKYQVSDGSLTVLSVRREDRGAYTCRAYSIQGEAVHTTRLLVQGPPFIVSPPENITVNISQDALFTCQAEAYPGNLTYLWYWEEENVYFKNDLKLRVRILIDGTLIIFRVKPEDAGKYTCIPSNSLGRSPSASAYLTVQYPARVVNMPPIIYIPIGIHGYIRCPVEAEPPVTLVKWNKDGRPLRIEKYSGWNLLEDGSIRIEEATEDALGTYTCVPYNALGTMGQSPPARLVLKDPPYFTVLPGWEYRQEAGRELLIPCAAAGDPFPIIAWRKVLSKMGEPAAFPRPERPDPLLVAGGVPWATQVGKPSRSKHNTLPGGTLQIRSLGKDDHGEWECVATNVVASITASTHLTVVGTSPHAPTSVHVVVAMTSANVSWEPGYDGGYEQTFSVWMKRAQFGPHDWLSLPVPAGSNWLLVDTLEPETAYQFSVLAQNKLGTSSFSEVVTVNTLAFPVTTPEPLVLVTPPRCLTANRTQQGVLLSWLPPANHSFPIDRYIMEFRVAERWEILDDGIPGTEGEFFAKDLSQDTWYEFRVLAVMQDLISEPSNVAGVSSTDVFPSPDLTDEGLARPVLAGIVATICFLAAAILFSTLAACFVNKQRKRKLKRKKDPPLSITHCRKSLESPLSSGKVSPESIRTLRPPSESSDDQGPQAKRMLSPTKEKELSLYKKTKRAISSKKYSVSKAEAEAEATTPIELISRGPDGRFVMDPAEMEPSLKTRRIEGFPFVEETDMYPEFRQSDEENDDPVVPASVTALKAQLTPLSSSQESYLQPPAYSPRFHRALEGPGTLQPTGQARPPAPRPFHHQFYGYLSSGSPGEVDPPPFYMPEVSPLSSVMSSPPLPPEGPFGHPTIPEENGENASNSTLPLAQTPTGGRSPEPWGRPEFPFGGLEPAPAPFPHQLQPCEAAEGSQPTGCLPRGPPPSSLQVVPSSYPGILPLEAPKSWTGKSPARGQPPVPTTTTKWQDKPMQPMGCQGQLRHTSQGMGIPVLPYHEPSEPVGPSGTSTFSLDTRWYEPQPRPRPSPRQVRRAEPSLHQVVLQPSRLSPLTQSPLSSRNSSPELTARARPRPGLIQQAEVSEITLQPPAAVSFSRKSTPSSTGSPAPSSRGDSPSYRPTAFTSLATSYSGSQGSSLPVDTMDVFGDIPSPRRAGEEILQPELTSTTVATTGKRPSPPGDAAAPERLEALKYQRIKKPKKSSKGSSKSRKQSNGSASQVQHPPNSQVLWPDEAVCLRKKKRHPRQDPFARLSALKDDICHRHLPEDQTAILNSVDHDDTGGHATLL